Proteins co-encoded in one Arachis hypogaea cultivar Tifrunner chromosome 13, arahy.Tifrunner.gnm2.J5K5, whole genome shotgun sequence genomic window:
- the LOC140177549 gene encoding uncharacterized protein: MDLYERTIDPKHHLSNFKSQMYLADASDATRCKAFLMTLTKAAMKWFDNLLLSLVTYFDDLARKFLTRFSIQKDKVKHAPSLLRVKQEVGETLRDYMEIFNKACLEIQNLPTKAVIMGLVNDFKEGSSINPYPSKTRLSCTKCKSG, translated from the coding sequence atggatctctacgagaGAACGATCGACCCAAaacatcatctcagcaacttcaaaagtcagATGTACCTGGCCGATGCCTCCGACGCCACTCGTTGTAAAGCATTCCTGATGACTCTTACCAAAGctgcgatgaagtggttcgataactTATTGCTCAGCTTGGTAACTTACTTTGACGACCTGGCAAGAAAGTTTCTCACAAGATTCTCAATTCAGAAGGATAAGGTAAAGCATGCCCCAAGCTTGCTAAGAgttaaacaggaggtcggagagacACTCAGAGATTATATGGAAATATTTAATAAGGCATGCTTGGAGATACAAAACCTACCCACTAAAGCAGTCATAATGGGATTAGTAAATGACTTCAAAGAAGGGTCTTCTATCAATCCTTATCCAAGCAAGACCCGGCTTTCTTGTACGAAGTGCAAGAGCGGATAG